The Marinilongibacter aquaticus genome has a window encoding:
- a CDS encoding TetR/AcrR family transcriptional regulator has protein sequence MGILERKEREKAELSELILAAALRLFVEKGFEKTSIRNIADQIEYSPATIYLYFKDKNALFLGLQVKAFRQFAKYLSRLDSQLAPKERLYAMGRNYILFALENPELYELMFSLAAPMEALECSDTEWEDGSDSFKMLTAVVSECKALGYFGSAEARDVSLSIWSFMHGLVSLKNKQRLQFLGEPEEQTKARMLRVFEVYYQQLINYEKD, from the coding sequence ATGGGCATTTTAGAGCGGAAAGAAAGAGAGAAGGCAGAACTCAGCGAATTGATATTGGCTGCGGCCCTTCGCCTTTTTGTGGAGAAGGGTTTTGAAAAGACCAGTATACGGAATATTGCCGATCAGATTGAATACAGTCCGGCTACGATTTACTTGTATTTCAAAGACAAGAATGCCCTTTTCTTGGGACTGCAAGTGAAGGCTTTTCGCCAATTTGCGAAATACCTGTCGCGTTTGGATAGCCAATTGGCTCCCAAAGAAAGGCTTTATGCGATGGGCAGAAACTATATACTTTTCGCACTCGAAAATCCAGAATTGTATGAACTGATGTTTTCTTTGGCGGCCCCCATGGAGGCTCTTGAATGCAGTGACACGGAATGGGAAGACGGCTCGGATTCTTTCAAGATGCTGACGGCCGTGGTTTCTGAATGCAAGGCTTTGGGCTATTTCGGAAGTGCAGAAGCCCGCGATGTCAGCTTGTCGATCTGGAGCTTTATGCACGGCTTGGTTTCGCTGAAAAACAAACAGCGTTTGCAGTTTTTGGGAGAACCCGAAGAGCAAACCAAAGCCAGAATGCTGCGGGTTTTTGAGGTCTATTACCAACAATTGATAAATTATGAAAAGGATTGA
- a CDS encoding PaaI family thioesterase, producing MNKALEGLKMVIGKEAKEVSPSPYGAWLNGKLLAVEEGHLEMEFTVRKEWANPSGMIHGGIYAGIMDDVIGMTSYTLGREHFYAAVNLNVDFLRPSQVGEKLIVKCQVIRPGKSVLHLECQIFGEDGKLKAKAASNLAKTAFGFA from the coding sequence ATGAATAAAGCATTGGAAGGTTTAAAAATGGTCATTGGTAAAGAAGCAAAAGAGGTGAGTCCTTCTCCGTATGGAGCTTGGTTGAACGGAAAACTCCTGGCCGTGGAAGAGGGGCATTTGGAAATGGAGTTCACGGTGCGGAAGGAATGGGCCAACCCTTCGGGAATGATTCACGGCGGAATTTACGCAGGCATTATGGACGATGTCATTGGCATGACCAGCTACACGCTTGGGAGAGAGCACTTCTATGCGGCTGTAAACTTGAATGTAGATTTTCTTCGGCCTTCGCAGGTGGGCGAAAAGCTGATTGTGAAATGTCAGGTAATACGACCGGGGAAAAGTGTTCTGCACTTGGAATGTCAAATCTTTGGAGAGGATGGAAAGTTGAAGGCCAAGGCCGCATCCAATTTGGCAAAAACGGCATTTGGTTTTGCCTAA
- a CDS encoding alkaline phosphatase family protein — protein sequence MKPILTIAAVFVAFFAFSQEPSYEQVLDKEILSNAIENNEESLGKPYVIMVSIDGFRYDYAEKFQAQNMLDLAQSGSSAKWLIPSFPSKTFPNHYTLVTGLFPENHGIVSNSFYDKNQGKAYRIGEKNSVENGAWYGGVPLWNLAQIQGMCAASYFWVGSEADINGMHPKYYYRYEKTTPYEYRVRRVLEWLQMPEKVRPHMLTLYFSLVDTQGHKFGPDAEETKAAVLHVDQQIGALREGLKKLNLPVYLIVTADHGMDDVSEFINVRDYGVELERGQFYSGPVAMIYTKNEEETEAIYAKLAKQNLFKVYTRDAVPAYLHHNKNEKIGDLVLIADSPYTIIYSEKDLHKMEYPGGTHGYDPFENKNMGAIFYVEGPNVKKDFQISAIENIHVYPLVAHLLGLKTITPIDGSFEAISQILENEAH from the coding sequence ATGAAGCCAATTCTTACAATCGCTGCTGTATTCGTAGCCTTTTTTGCATTTTCTCAAGAGCCGAGTTACGAGCAGGTGCTCGACAAAGAAATTCTTTCGAACGCCATTGAAAACAACGAGGAGAGTTTGGGCAAGCCGTATGTCATTATGGTTTCGATCGATGGTTTTCGTTACGATTATGCCGAAAAGTTTCAAGCTCAAAATATGCTGGACTTGGCCCAAAGCGGCAGTTCGGCAAAGTGGTTGATTCCTTCATTTCCTTCCAAAACCTTTCCCAATCATTACACTTTGGTTACGGGGCTTTTCCCGGAAAATCACGGGATCGTGTCGAACTCGTTTTACGATAAAAACCAAGGAAAGGCCTACCGCATTGGCGAAAAGAATTCTGTCGAAAACGGAGCATGGTACGGGGGCGTGCCTTTGTGGAATTTGGCCCAAATACAAGGCATGTGTGCGGCCTCTTATTTCTGGGTAGGTTCAGAGGCCGACATCAACGGCATGCATCCAAAATATTACTATCGCTATGAAAAGACTACGCCTTATGAGTACCGTGTGCGGAGGGTATTGGAGTGGTTGCAAATGCCCGAAAAAGTAAGGCCGCATATGCTTACTTTGTATTTTTCGCTGGTCGATACACAAGGGCATAAGTTTGGGCCAGATGCCGAAGAAACAAAAGCGGCCGTGCTGCATGTCGACCAACAAATCGGAGCTTTAAGAGAAGGCTTGAAAAAGCTCAATTTGCCCGTTTATCTCATTGTCACCGCCGATCATGGAATGGATGATGTGTCGGAGTTTATCAATGTACGCGATTATGGCGTGGAGCTTGAAAGGGGGCAATTTTATAGCGGTCCTGTGGCCATGATTTATACAAAGAATGAGGAAGAGACGGAGGCCATCTATGCGAAATTAGCGAAGCAAAATCTTTTCAAAGTCTATACCCGCGACGCCGTGCCAGCGTATCTGCACCACAACAAAAATGAAAAAATCGGCGACCTTGTATTGATTGCCGATTCACCCTATACGATCATTTATTCTGAAAAGGATCTTCACAAAATGGAATATCCCGGAGGAACGCACGGATACGACCCCTTTGAAAATAAAAATATGGGGGCTATCTTTTATGTAGAAGGCCCCAATGTGAAAAAGGATTTTCAAATTTCAGCAATTGAAAATATTCACGTGTATCCTTTGGTGGCTCACCTTTTGGGATTGAAGACCATTACGCCAATCGACGGAAGTTTCGAGGCGATTTCCCAAATTTTAGAAAACGAAGCACACTAG
- a CDS encoding alpha/beta hydrolase has translation MKTLILALGLFWAVAAHAQDQSNRVFQNFAKGTKLLANIKYGEHEKQKLDIYWPENARPDMPLLVWFHGGAWRMGDQCNDMSYMKNTLNEILKNGFILASVDYRWSTQQVFPQIVQDCNMSLEFLYQNAEQFGFDKNRISVIGFSAGGHLVNLMALSANNQKSEFIAPSSKKSFKIKCVLDFYGPVDLISQTKPEEAFDHESPIFDLLGATAYERPDLARIASPLTYVDENDPPFFIVNGEKDESVNFTQAHLLSSSLSLVGVPNTLTIVKDAPHYGEYFDAPEIRNKLIAFLNHYGK, from the coding sequence ATGAAAACATTGATTCTTGCCCTCGGCCTCTTTTGGGCCGTCGCCGCTCATGCTCAAGACCAAAGCAATCGGGTATTCCAAAACTTCGCGAAGGGCACCAAACTTTTGGCCAACATTAAATACGGCGAACACGAAAAACAAAAACTGGACATTTACTGGCCCGAAAATGCTCGACCAGACATGCCCCTTTTGGTTTGGTTTCATGGCGGAGCATGGCGAATGGGCGACCAATGCAACGATATGAGCTACATGAAAAACACCTTGAACGAAATCTTGAAAAACGGTTTTATTCTCGCTTCTGTAGACTACCGTTGGAGTACGCAGCAGGTTTTCCCGCAAATTGTGCAAGACTGCAATATGAGCCTCGAATTTCTTTATCAAAACGCAGAGCAATTCGGTTTCGACAAAAACCGCATTTCCGTAATTGGCTTCTCCGCAGGCGGGCATTTGGTTAACCTAATGGCCCTCTCAGCCAACAATCAAAAAAGTGAATTCATCGCACCGAGTTCAAAAAAGTCCTTTAAAATAAAGTGTGTGCTCGATTTTTACGGGCCTGTCGATCTTATTTCACAAACGAAACCCGAAGAGGCTTTCGATCATGAAAGCCCTATTTTCGACCTGCTGGGGGCCACAGCCTACGAAAGACCCGACTTGGCCCGTATCGCCAGCCCGCTCACCTATGTCGACGAAAACGACCCTCCCTTTTTTATTGTCAATGGAGAAAAAGATGAATCGGTCAATTTCACGCAAGCCCATCTGCTGAGTTCCTCCCTAAGTTTGGTCGGTGTGCCGAATACGCTTACCATTGTAAAGGACGCTCCTCATTATGGCGAATATTTCGACGCACCAGAAATTCGGAACAAGCTCATTGCCTTTCTGAACCACTACGGCAAATAA
- a CDS encoding polyprenol monophosphomannose synthase has protein sequence MRENLVIIPTYNEMENIRQIVAAVFELSVPFEILIVDDGSPDGTAEIVKELQSQHADKLHLIERQGKQGLGTAYIRGFKWALEKGYAFIYEMDADFSHNPKDLERLYASCKFESFDVAIGSRYIKGVNVVNWPIGRVLMSYFAGVYVRFITRMPIMDPTGGFICYSRKVLQAIDLDRITFVGYAFQIEMKFNAYLHKFKIQEVPIIFTDRTRGESKMSTKIFREAVLGVIFMKVWSWFKKYEHYN, from the coding sequence ATGAGAGAGAACTTGGTCATTATTCCCACTTACAATGAGATGGAGAATATCCGGCAGATCGTGGCCGCGGTTTTCGAGCTTTCCGTGCCTTTCGAAATTCTGATTGTCGACGACGGTTCGCCCGATGGCACGGCCGAAATTGTAAAAGAGCTGCAAAGCCAGCATGCCGATAAGCTGCACCTCATCGAGCGACAAGGAAAGCAGGGGTTGGGAACGGCATACATTCGGGGTTTTAAATGGGCATTGGAAAAGGGCTATGCCTTTATTTATGAAATGGATGCCGACTTTTCGCACAATCCGAAAGACTTGGAAAGGCTTTACGCGAGTTGCAAATTTGAAAGCTTCGATGTGGCCATTGGTTCTCGCTACATCAAAGGTGTGAATGTGGTGAACTGGCCAATTGGCCGGGTGTTGATGTCGTATTTCGCAGGCGTTTACGTGCGTTTTATAACCCGAATGCCCATCATGGACCCCACTGGAGGGTTCATCTGTTACAGCCGCAAAGTCTTGCAGGCCATCGATCTAGACCGTATAACTTTTGTGGGCTATGCTTTTCAGATTGAAATGAAATTCAATGCCTATCTGCACAAATTCAAGATTCAGGAAGTGCCCATTATTTTTACCGACCGCACACGAGGCGAATCCAAAATGTCGACGAAAATTTTCAGAGAGGCTGTCTTGGGTGTAATTTTCATGAAGGTGTGGTCTTGGTTTAAAAAGTACGAGCATTACAATTGA
- a CDS encoding ATP-binding cassette domain-containing protein — MKRGDVLVLQNINLFFKGNENVGIVGENASGKSTLLDVLAGRLFPFQGKIEKQNGLKVILVPRDYSFHRVLGAAFQYYQQRYQAYDSELGPTLWEVLQNQAKPVGTVDEKSVDLPPLAYSEVWVQEVADLMHIRHLLDRKITSLSNGETRRSLLAYSILQKPDLLLLDNPTTGLDVESRERLKRTLEGLSVPYVLVGSLKDMPENIDRLVHLKAGQVEQIYARPFPESIFENKSFRIDPEMMRYFGTADTEDFAFAVELKNGTVDYGEKRVLDGVNWNVKRGEKWALLGANGSGKTTLLSLITADNPKSYQNELSLFDRRRGSGESIWEIKRKIGFVSPELHIFFPKNSTVYKVVASGLFDTMGLFRKLNADQEEKTERMLAYFGLTHLKERLLKNLSTGEQRQVLLARALIKNPPLLLLDEACQGLDYQHMVYFRDLINELAEKLNKTLIYVTHQKEEIPACVGKILHLDAGKVL, encoded by the coding sequence GTGAAACGAGGAGATGTTTTGGTGCTGCAAAACATCAACCTTTTCTTTAAAGGCAATGAAAATGTGGGTATCGTGGGCGAGAATGCTTCGGGCAAAAGCACTCTGCTCGATGTGCTCGCTGGCCGACTGTTCCCTTTTCAAGGGAAAATTGAAAAACAAAATGGCCTGAAAGTTATTTTGGTGCCTCGCGATTACAGCTTCCATCGGGTTTTGGGGGCGGCCTTTCAATACTACCAGCAGAGGTATCAGGCTTATGACAGCGAACTTGGCCCCACGCTTTGGGAGGTTTTGCAAAACCAAGCCAAGCCGGTAGGCACAGTAGATGAGAAATCGGTGGATTTGCCGCCTTTGGCCTATTCAGAGGTGTGGGTGCAAGAAGTAGCAGATTTGATGCACATTCGTCATTTGCTCGATCGAAAAATCACCAGCCTTTCGAATGGAGAAACGCGGCGTTCGCTTTTGGCCTATTCCATTTTGCAAAAGCCCGATTTGCTTTTGCTCGACAATCCGACAACGGGCTTGGATGTAGAGAGCAGAGAAAGGTTGAAAAGGACTTTGGAAGGCTTAAGCGTGCCCTATGTTTTGGTGGGTAGCCTAAAGGATATGCCTGAAAATATTGACCGACTGGTGCACCTGAAAGCGGGGCAAGTCGAGCAGATTTATGCAAGGCCTTTTCCTGAATCGATTTTTGAGAATAAGAGCTTCCGTATCGACCCTGAAATGATGCGGTATTTTGGTACAGCCGATACGGAAGATTTTGCGTTTGCCGTAGAGCTGAAAAACGGGACGGTCGACTATGGAGAAAAACGGGTGCTTGACGGTGTAAACTGGAATGTGAAACGCGGCGAAAAGTGGGCACTTTTGGGAGCCAATGGCTCGGGCAAAACCACACTCTTGAGTTTGATTACCGCCGATAATCCGAAATCGTACCAAAACGAGCTCAGCCTTTTCGACAGGCGGCGGGGTTCGGGAGAAAGCATTTGGGAGATTAAGCGTAAAATAGGCTTTGTATCGCCAGAGTTACATATTTTTTTTCCGAAAAACAGCACCGTGTACAAGGTGGTGGCCAGCGGACTTTTCGATACCATGGGCTTGTTTCGTAAGTTAAATGCGGATCAGGAAGAGAAAACGGAACGCATGTTGGCTTATTTTGGCTTGACGCACCTGAAAGAACGACTTTTGAAAAACTTGTCGACAGGCGAACAAAGGCAAGTTTTACTGGCAAGGGCCTTGATCAAAAATCCACCTTTACTTTTGTTGGATGAAGCCTGCCAAGGTTTGGATTACCAGCATATGGTATATTTTCGCGATTTGATCAATGAATTGGCCGAAAAGCTAAACAAAACCCTTATTTATGTAACCCACCAAAAGGAGGAAATTCCGGCTTGCGTGGGCAAAATATTGCATTTGGATGCGGGGAAGGTCTTGTAA
- a CDS encoding DUF4296 domain-containing protein, translated as MQKIRERINTCLNWGNCSFLFFCGLAFSCQPNDGPKDLIAEDKMIDIMTELQVAESRVGRLNLRTYDSSVVAFQYLQDKVFEKYKVDSTQYIESYDYYGEHPKQFADIFERVEDKIKDMEVEASDGKIIRMDK; from the coding sequence ATGCAGAAAATTAGAGAAAGAATTAATACTTGTTTGAATTGGGGGAATTGCTCTTTCCTCTTTTTTTGTGGCTTGGCCTTTTCCTGTCAACCAAACGACGGGCCGAAGGATTTGATTGCGGAAGACAAGATGATTGATATCATGACCGAACTGCAGGTGGCCGAGAGCCGGGTGGGCCGACTGAATTTAAGAACCTACGATTCTTCCGTGGTGGCGTTCCAATATTTGCAAGATAAGGTTTTCGAAAAATACAAGGTCGACTCCACACAGTACATAGAAAGTTACGATTATTACGGCGAGCATCCGAAACAGTTTGCCGACATTTTCGAAAGGGTGGAGGACAAGATCAAGGATATGGAAGTGGAGGCCAGTGACGGGAAAATAATTAGAATGGACAAATGA
- the gcvT gene encoding glycine cleavage system aminomethyltransferase GcvT translates to MEEVKQIPLKTLHENLGAKMIPFAGFNMPVRYSSDLEEHMTVREGVGIFDVSHMGEFMLEGPKALDLIQKVSANDASKLEIGKAQYSYLPNETGGVVDDLLVYKRGEESYMLVVNASNIEKDWQHIQKYNTENVAMQNVSDAYCLFAVQGPKAIEALQELTTHNLSEVPYYSFIEGEMAGIDDVIISATGYTGAGGFELYVKNERAEELWNKVMEAGEKFGIKPIGLGARDTLRLEMGYCLYGNDITDETSPLAAGLGWVTKFTKEFVNAAKLKEDKEQGTAQKLVGIEMIEKGIPRAHYNLLNEAGDKIGEISSGTMSPSLKIGVALAYVNTAYAKKETEVWVEVRNRKLKAKVVRPPFLKSGV, encoded by the coding sequence ATGGAAGAAGTAAAGCAAATCCCCCTCAAAACACTGCATGAAAACCTCGGAGCGAAAATGATTCCTTTTGCGGGTTTCAATATGCCTGTGCGTTATTCGTCAGATTTAGAAGAGCATATGACTGTTCGAGAAGGCGTGGGCATTTTCGATGTCAGCCACATGGGCGAATTTATGTTGGAAGGCCCTAAAGCCTTGGATTTGATACAGAAAGTCTCGGCAAATGACGCCTCAAAATTGGAAATTGGAAAAGCACAATACAGCTATTTGCCCAATGAAACGGGAGGCGTAGTCGACGATCTTTTGGTATACAAGCGAGGTGAAGAGTCCTATATGTTGGTGGTGAATGCTTCGAACATTGAAAAGGATTGGCAGCACATTCAAAAATACAACACGGAAAATGTAGCAATGCAGAATGTGTCGGACGCCTATTGCCTTTTTGCTGTGCAAGGCCCAAAGGCTATTGAAGCATTGCAAGAACTTACCACGCACAATTTGTCCGAGGTGCCATACTATTCGTTTATCGAGGGCGAAATGGCAGGAATCGACGATGTGATCATTTCGGCTACAGGCTATACCGGTGCCGGCGGTTTTGAATTGTATGTGAAGAATGAGCGGGCCGAAGAGCTTTGGAATAAGGTAATGGAGGCAGGCGAAAAGTTTGGGATAAAGCCCATTGGTTTGGGGGCTCGCGATACCCTTCGTTTGGAAATGGGCTATTGTTTATACGGAAACGATATAACCGACGAAACCTCGCCTTTGGCGGCAGGTTTGGGCTGGGTGACGAAATTCACCAAAGAATTTGTGAATGCCGCAAAGCTGAAAGAAGACAAAGAGCAAGGCACCGCTCAGAAATTGGTTGGCATTGAGATGATCGAAAAGGGGATTCCGCGTGCACATTATAATTTATTGAATGAAGCCGGCGATAAAATTGGAGAGATTAGTTCGGGAACTATGTCGCCTTCTTTGAAAATTGGTGTGGCTTTGGCCTATGTAAATACGGCTTATGCGAAAAAGGAAACGGAAGTTTGGGTTGAGGTGAGAAATCGGAAACTGAAAGCCAAAGTCGTGCGTCCGCCATTTTTGAAATCCGGTGTATAA
- a CDS encoding DUF4260 domain-containing protein, translated as MKGLIRLEEWVQFAFGICLFSLLPYAWWWFLVLILLPDIGMLGYLAGTKVGAWAYNLFHHKGLALLVLVMGYIAKQDAMALVGIILFAHSSMDRALGYGLKYEDDFKNTHLGHL; from the coding sequence ATGAAAGGGTTGATTCGATTGGAGGAGTGGGTGCAATTTGCTTTTGGTATTTGTCTCTTTTCGCTTTTGCCCTATGCTTGGTGGTGGTTTTTGGTCTTGATCTTGTTACCCGATATAGGAATGCTCGGTTATTTGGCCGGCACGAAAGTGGGAGCATGGGCATACAATTTATTCCATCATAAAGGGCTGGCTCTTTTGGTGCTCGTAATGGGCTATATCGCCAAACAAGATGCGATGGCCTTGGTCGGGATCATTTTATTTGCTCATTCCTCCATGGATCGGGCATTGGGCTACGGACTGAAATACGAAGATGATTTTAAGAATACGCATTTAGGACATTTATAA
- a CDS encoding acyltransferase family protein, translating to MALKEYIPALTGIRALAIAMVLVFHWLPADHPVNCIPNGPIGVTIFFTLSGFLITRILSRKLDKPIGQTYSNFIVRRALRIFPIYFLVLLVVDVLYFFSIQIETDFYAYPWYYYGYAYNVLLERTANWKDYLSPYWSLAVEEQFYVIWGIVVLCFQKEKVRRNLYIITILLGMLSRYFFIYAENGVGVLTVTCMDCFAWGALVHHLGHKPLARKSLGLLFVLSLLGLLFIFGMDLPDSNLFKIIFFRSFVSIVSAFLINQIVENREGILSNVLGQKFFVRIGNISYGLYVYHMTVPVLFLELVEALQMGHFRLWHMPLFEQLLVVAVSILSWYAIEKPVNALKNKFRI from the coding sequence TTGGCCCTAAAAGAGTATATCCCTGCCCTCACTGGTATTCGAGCATTGGCAATTGCTATGGTTTTGGTGTTTCATTGGTTGCCCGCAGACCATCCGGTAAATTGTATTCCCAATGGCCCGATCGGCGTCACGATTTTCTTTACGCTCAGTGGCTTTTTGATTACGCGAATTTTGTCGCGAAAGTTGGATAAGCCGATTGGGCAAACCTATTCGAATTTCATTGTAAGAAGGGCTTTACGCATTTTTCCGATCTACTTTCTTGTGTTGCTGGTTGTCGATGTCCTGTACTTTTTCTCTATTCAGATCGAAACAGACTTTTATGCCTATCCTTGGTATTATTATGGCTATGCCTACAATGTGCTTTTGGAGCGTACGGCCAATTGGAAAGATTACCTTTCGCCTTATTGGTCCCTTGCTGTGGAAGAGCAGTTTTATGTGATTTGGGGTATTGTGGTCTTGTGTTTTCAAAAAGAAAAGGTCCGACGAAACCTTTATATCATTACTATTTTGCTGGGCATGCTTTCGAGGTATTTCTTTATTTATGCTGAAAATGGTGTGGGTGTTTTGACCGTCACCTGCATGGATTGCTTTGCTTGGGGGGCTTTGGTGCATCATCTTGGGCACAAGCCATTGGCCAGAAAAAGCCTTGGGCTTTTGTTTGTACTAAGCCTACTGGGTTTGCTTTTCATTTTTGGGATGGATTTACCCGATTCAAACCTTTTCAAAATCATCTTTTTCAGAAGCTTTGTTTCCATTGTTTCGGCCTTTTTGATCAATCAAATTGTAGAGAACAGAGAGGGTATATTAAGTAATGTGCTGGGGCAAAAGTTTTTTGTCCGAATCGGGAATATAAGCTACGGCTTGTATGTCTATCATATGACTGTGCCCGTCTTGTTTTTGGAACTTGTCGAAGCCTTGCAGATGGGGCATTTCCGGCTGTGGCATATGCCGCTTTTCGAGCAGCTTTTGGTTGTGGCGGTGAGCATTCTTTCTTGGTACGCGATCGAAAAGCCAGTGAATGCTCTGAAGAATAAATTCAGAATATAA
- a CDS encoding Glu/Leu/Phe/Val family dehydrogenase: protein MSAKNYSFFDAVKKSFYKAAEFTPWDKGLLHQINSCNAVYRMRFPVKRDDGSIDVIKAYRVQHSHHKTPCKGGIRFSLAVNQDEVMALAALMTYKCAIVNVPFGGGKGGIKIDPRKYSPYELEKITRRYTSELVKKNFIGPAVDVPAPDYGTGEREMAWIVDTYSAMHPNDINAAGCVTGKPISQGGIRGRREATGLGVFYGLKEVCSMEDEMQKRGLEPGVYGKRIVVQGLGNVGYHTAKFFQEEGALIVGIAEYEGSISKPDGIDLEALVLHRKQTGSILNFPGATNLENNTAALELDCDILIPAALENVINAENAPRIKAKIIGEAANGPLTPEADEIFIQKGILVVPDMYLNAGGVTVSYFEWLKNLSHVRYGRLEKRFNENMNARILESMETLTEKRVDEKNRGLIKHGADEVDLVYSGLEETMISATREIMEAWKSNDKIPDMRTAAYVVAINKVATTYSELGIFP, encoded by the coding sequence ATGTCAGCAAAAAATTATAGCTTTTTCGATGCTGTAAAGAAGAGCTTTTACAAGGCGGCAGAATTTACACCTTGGGACAAAGGCCTTCTGCATCAGATCAATTCTTGCAATGCGGTATACCGTATGCGTTTCCCCGTGAAAAGAGACGACGGCAGCATCGATGTCATCAAGGCTTACCGCGTGCAACATTCTCATCACAAGACTCCCTGCAAAGGCGGCATTCGTTTTTCTTTGGCCGTGAATCAGGATGAAGTAATGGCTTTGGCCGCTTTGATGACCTACAAATGTGCAATTGTGAATGTGCCCTTTGGCGGAGGAAAGGGCGGCATCAAGATCGATCCCCGCAAATATTCTCCATACGAGCTCGAAAAAATTACACGTAGATACACTTCAGAATTGGTGAAAAAGAATTTCATCGGCCCTGCAGTGGATGTGCCCGCCCCAGATTACGGCACGGGCGAGCGAGAAATGGCCTGGATTGTGGATACATACTCGGCCATGCACCCCAACGATATCAATGCCGCAGGCTGTGTAACAGGAAAACCGATTTCCCAAGGCGGAATTCGTGGACGAAGAGAAGCCACAGGTTTGGGCGTTTTCTACGGATTGAAGGAAGTCTGTTCAATGGAAGACGAAATGCAAAAACGCGGTCTCGAACCGGGCGTATACGGAAAACGCATTGTTGTGCAAGGTTTGGGAAACGTTGGCTACCATACTGCCAAGTTTTTTCAGGAAGAGGGAGCCCTTATCGTGGGTATCGCAGAATACGAAGGTTCGATCTCAAAACCCGACGGAATAGACCTTGAAGCTTTGGTGCTTCACCGAAAACAAACCGGCTCGATCCTGAATTTTCCAGGAGCTACGAATCTGGAAAACAACACCGCCGCTCTCGAGCTCGATTGCGACATCCTTATTCCCGCGGCTTTGGAAAACGTAATCAATGCCGAAAATGCTCCGCGAATCAAAGCCAAAATTATTGGCGAAGCAGCCAATGGCCCGCTCACGCCCGAAGCCGATGAGATTTTTATCCAAAAAGGCATTCTGGTTGTGCCAGATATGTACCTCAATGCCGGCGGGGTGACGGTCTCCTATTTCGAATGGCTCAAAAACCTAAGCCATGTACGTTATGGCCGTTTAGAAAAGCGATTCAATGAAAACATGAACGCCCGCATTTTGGAGTCGATGGAAACTTTGACCGAAAAACGTGTGGACGAGAAAAACAGAGGACTTATCAAACATGGTGCCGACGAAGTGGATCTCGTCTACAGCGGACTTGAAGAAACCATGATTTCGGCTACACGCGAAATTATGGAAGCTTGGAAAAGTAACGACAAAATTCCGGATATGCGAACCGCCGCTTATGTGGTCGCAATCAACAAAGTGGCCACCACTTATTCCGAATTGGGCATTTTCCCTTGA
- a CDS encoding DUF4188 domain-containing protein, with the protein MKRIEKRMTAQPGKEFVVFLIGMRVNKWWQFGHILQTAKAMTSMMKELHQKPELGFLGGEGWGGRTTLMVQYWESFEKLESFARDPDKTHFPAWKAFYQRAKNSSGGVGIWHETYTVKPGQYESVYFNMPLFGLGKVFGPKEAVGNAETARLRLKES; encoded by the coding sequence ATGAAAAGGATTGAAAAAAGAATGACGGCCCAGCCTGGGAAAGAATTCGTGGTATTTTTGATTGGCATGCGGGTGAACAAATGGTGGCAGTTTGGCCATATTTTACAAACCGCAAAGGCCATGACATCGATGATGAAGGAATTGCACCAAAAGCCCGAACTGGGTTTTCTCGGAGGGGAAGGCTGGGGTGGCCGTACCACCCTGATGGTGCAGTATTGGGAATCTTTCGAAAAGTTGGAATCTTTTGCAAGAGATCCAGACAAGACGCATTTTCCAGCTTGGAAAGCTTTTTATCAAAGAGCCAAAAACAGCAGTGGGGGTGTAGGAATTTGGCACGAAACCTACACGGTGAAACCGGGACAATACGAATCGGTATATTTCAATATGCCCTTGTTTGGCTTGGGCAAAGTCTTTGGTCCCAAAGAGGCCGTAGGCAATGCCGAAACAGCACGCTTAAGATTGAAGGAGTCATGA